One Desulforhopalus sp. DNA segment encodes these proteins:
- a CDS encoding ATP synthase F0 subunit B: MITTDITLFIQIVNMVVLMFLLNGVLYKPIRNILKERSERLQGMQENISKFEKNAKLRQEEVDAKMAKASGKAKAALDSARAEAQAAGDAKLTAIRAEADAAKEAKLAELRAQVESARTNLRSSLDGFAADMASKILGRSL; this comes from the coding sequence ATGATTACGACGGATATTACTTTGTTTATTCAGATTGTTAACATGGTTGTGCTCATGTTTCTCCTTAATGGGGTGCTTTATAAGCCTATAAGAAACATCCTTAAGGAGAGATCTGAAAGACTGCAGGGCATGCAGGAAAACATCTCGAAGTTTGAGAAAAATGCCAAATTGCGACAGGAAGAAGTGGACGCAAAAATGGCAAAGGCGTCAGGCAAGGCAAAGGCAGCATTGGATTCTGCCCGAGCGGAAGCACAGGCTGCTGGCGATGCGAAGCTCACTGCGATACGGGCTGAAGCCGATGCGGCCAAAGAGGCGAAGCTTGCTGAGCTTAGAGCTCAAGTCGAGAGCGCCAGAACAAATCTGCGGTCGAGTTTGGATGGATTCGCAGCCGACATGGCGAGCAAAATTCTGGGAAGGAGTCTCTAA
- the atpF gene encoding F0F1 ATP synthase subunit B — MSEVKRIARFISLLSLALWFALSCGSAFASDKAGQAAPATDHAVTADGGHGASKVSNSLSAAKVKDLGWRVVNFIALMIILVKFGAKPIGAGLAARQKKIKDEIEDLQQKRADAEKSYNDFQAKLATVESEIDKIVDRAVAQAEIEKVKILEKAEQAAHDIQRSAEMAIQNELTEARRTLKNEVAEQAAIMAEKLIVNNLTADDQVKIIDNYLVKVGAVQ, encoded by the coding sequence ATGAGTGAAGTGAAGCGCATTGCCAGGTTTATCAGCCTGTTGTCGTTAGCCCTGTGGTTTGCCCTGTCCTGCGGCTCGGCGTTTGCCTCTGATAAGGCCGGCCAGGCGGCTCCGGCAACCGACCATGCCGTGACAGCCGATGGTGGACATGGTGCGAGCAAGGTGTCTAATAGCTTGTCAGCGGCTAAGGTAAAAGATCTTGGCTGGAGGGTTGTAAACTTTATTGCCCTAATGATAATCCTTGTGAAGTTTGGTGCTAAACCAATCGGTGCAGGTTTGGCTGCACGGCAGAAAAAGATTAAGGATGAAATCGAGGATCTTCAACAAAAACGAGCAGATGCTGAAAAGTCGTATAATGATTTCCAGGCCAAACTCGCAACGGTAGAGTCAGAAATAGATAAAATTGTAGACAGGGCAGTGGCTCAAGCCGAAATCGAAAAAGTAAAAATCTTAGAGAAGGCTGAACAGGCTGCTCACGATATTCAACGTTCTGCTGAGATGGCTATTCAGAATGAATTGACCGAGGCGCGTCGAACCTTAAAGAATGAGGTTGCCGAGCAAGCAGCAATTATGGCTGAAAAACTCATCGTAAACAATCTCACTGCGGACGATCAGGTGAAGATCATCGATAATTATTTAGTTAAAGTGGGGGCCGTACAGTGA
- a CDS encoding F0F1 ATP synthase subunit epsilon — MGQQIRLEVVTPTGAKINEDVDIVNAPGFGGDFGVLANHAPFLSTIKIGTLTYEKGNKRESLMVSGGFCEVSNNKITFLVESAERGSEIDVERALKAKERAEKRLAQAAQQTENFNRRRAEIALQRALARLKTSSIR, encoded by the coding sequence ATGGGACAACAGATAAGACTAGAAGTCGTAACTCCTACTGGGGCTAAAATTAACGAGGATGTCGATATCGTTAATGCACCTGGCTTTGGTGGTGACTTCGGCGTGCTTGCAAATCATGCACCCTTTCTGTCGACAATCAAAATTGGTACTCTTACTTATGAGAAAGGAAATAAGCGTGAGAGCCTCATGGTCAGTGGTGGTTTCTGTGAGGTCTCAAACAACAAGATTACCTTTCTCGTAGAAAGTGCTGAAAGGGGTAGTGAAATTGATGTTGAAAGGGCTCTAAAAGCTAAGGAAAGAGCAGAAAAGCGTTTGGCTCAAGCTGCTCAGCAAACTGAGAATTTCAATAGAAGAAGGGCCGAAATTGCTTTGCAAAGGGCGTTGGCTCGATTGAAAACCTCAAGCATTCGCTAA
- the atpG gene encoding ATP synthase F1 subunit gamma, with amino-acid sequence MASLKEVKTKISGVKKTAQITKAMNMVAAAKLRGAQEKMEAFRPYASKFNEAMSNLSGGANTTAFPLMEVRDVKSVEIVVVTSDRGLCGSFNANIIKRALRMQAEYETSGKKVSFVCVGKKGSQILNKTGKVRKSYRDIMGAFQMFNAREIANDVASEFLSGATDMVEVLYGHFKSVAVQVPAVAPLLPVQPVKGEAVAEKKFSGDYIYEPSSEEIMDVLQPLYLNVIVYHSMLEVGASEHAARMTAMDNATNACKDMVKSLSIIYNKARQAAVTSELMDIVGGAEALK; translated from the coding sequence ATGGCGAGTTTAAAAGAAGTAAAAACTAAGATTTCGGGCGTAAAAAAGACAGCGCAGATTACCAAGGCTATGAACATGGTCGCCGCGGCAAAACTGCGCGGTGCCCAAGAGAAAATGGAGGCATTTCGACCTTATGCCTCTAAGTTCAATGAGGCGATGTCCAATCTGTCTGGAGGTGCTAACACTACAGCATTTCCCTTGATGGAGGTTCGTGATGTCAAGTCCGTTGAGATTGTGGTTGTAACTTCTGACCGTGGGCTCTGTGGATCATTTAATGCCAACATTATAAAACGAGCTTTAAGGATGCAGGCCGAATATGAAACCAGCGGAAAAAAAGTAAGCTTTGTCTGTGTTGGTAAGAAAGGCAGTCAAATTCTCAATAAAACAGGTAAGGTTAGGAAAAGTTACAGAGATATCATGGGCGCTTTCCAAATGTTTAATGCCAGGGAAATCGCCAATGATGTTGCATCTGAGTTTTTGAGTGGCGCAACGGATATGGTCGAGGTCTTGTACGGTCATTTTAAGTCTGTTGCGGTGCAGGTTCCCGCTGTCGCGCCACTTCTTCCTGTACAGCCTGTTAAGGGTGAAGCTGTTGCTGAAAAAAAATTCTCTGGAGATTACATCTATGAGCCTTCAAGCGAGGAAATCATGGATGTGTTACAACCTCTTTACCTCAATGTCATTGTATACCATTCGATGCTTGAAGTAGGAGCAAGCGAGCATGCTGCCAGAATGACTGCTATGGACAATGCAACTAACGCATGTAAAGATATGGTGAAGAGCCTGAGCATCATTTACAACAAGGCACGTCAGGCTGCTGTTACGAGTGAGCTGATGGATATTGTTGGCGGCGCGGAAGCTCTGAAATAA
- the atpD gene encoding F0F1 ATP synthase subunit beta, producing the protein MSEQKIGKITQVIGPVVDVEFEPGKLPNILNACFVTNPGINDKEDNLVIEVAQHLGDNVCRCIAMDQTDGLVRGMKVKDTGLAITIPVGDAALGRIMNVVGRPVDGLGPITSTKNMPIHREAPLFTEQNTEVRVLETGIKVIDLLVPFPLGGKMGLFGGAGCGKTVIMMEMVNNIAMHHGGISVFCGVGERTREGNDLYHEMKESGVLPKAALVYGQMTEPPGARARVALTGLTAAEYFRDEAGQDVLLFIDNIFRFTQAGSEVSALLGRIPSAVGYQPTLATDLGALQERITSTNKGSITAVQCVYVPADDLTDPAPATTFAHLDGTVVLSRQIAELGIYPAVDPLDSTSRILDPNVIGKDHYLVARGVQVTLQKYKDLKDIIAILGMDELSEDDQQLVSRARKIQRFLSQPFTVAEVFTGMAGKFVKVADTVQGFKEILEGKHDDLNENSFYMVGSIDEAVEKDAKSKSAGK; encoded by the coding sequence ATGAGTGAACAAAAAATAGGAAAAATCACACAGGTTATCGGCCCTGTAGTTGACGTCGAATTTGAACCAGGAAAGTTACCAAATATTCTCAATGCATGCTTTGTTACCAACCCAGGTATCAATGATAAAGAGGATAATCTTGTTATTGAAGTTGCACAACACCTTGGTGACAATGTTTGCCGGTGTATTGCCATGGACCAAACTGATGGTCTCGTCAGGGGTATGAAAGTAAAAGATACCGGCTTAGCGATTACTATCCCTGTTGGAGACGCTGCACTTGGCAGGATCATGAATGTAGTTGGTCGACCTGTTGATGGATTGGGTCCGATAACCTCCACCAAGAATATGCCGATACATCGTGAAGCGCCTCTATTTACTGAACAAAATACTGAGGTGCGTGTTCTTGAAACAGGCATAAAGGTTATTGACCTTTTGGTGCCATTTCCACTTGGTGGAAAAATGGGGCTGTTTGGTGGCGCCGGATGTGGAAAGACCGTTATTATGATGGAGATGGTAAACAACATCGCTATGCATCATGGTGGTATTTCAGTTTTCTGTGGTGTTGGAGAGAGAACTCGTGAAGGAAACGATCTTTATCACGAAATGAAGGAATCGGGTGTTTTACCTAAAGCGGCTCTTGTTTACGGTCAGATGACTGAGCCTCCTGGAGCACGTGCGCGTGTTGCTCTTACCGGCTTGACCGCTGCTGAATACTTTCGCGATGAGGCAGGACAGGATGTTCTTCTTTTCATAGATAACATCTTCCGTTTTACCCAGGCTGGTTCTGAGGTATCTGCTCTTCTTGGGCGTATTCCTTCGGCAGTTGGTTATCAACCGACCCTTGCGACAGACCTTGGTGCACTCCAAGAACGCATTACTTCAACAAACAAAGGATCTATCACTGCCGTACAATGCGTTTATGTACCTGCAGACGATCTGACTGACCCTGCTCCTGCTACCACTTTTGCTCACCTTGACGGTACTGTTGTACTCTCACGGCAGATTGCTGAACTTGGTATCTACCCTGCTGTTGACCCCTTGGACTCAACCTCTCGTATCCTTGATCCGAATGTAATTGGTAAAGATCACTATTTGGTTGCTCGTGGGGTTCAAGTAACTTTACAGAAATATAAGGATCTCAAAGATATTATTGCAATTCTTGGCATGGACGAGCTTTCTGAAGATGATCAGCAGCTTGTTTCCAGAGCACGCAAAATTCAGAGATTTCTTTCTCAGCCTTTTACTGTAGCCGAGGTTTTTACCGGCATGGCTGGGAAGTTCGTTAAGGTTGCTGACACTGTTCAGGGCTTCAAAGAAATCCTCGAAGGAAAGCATGACGATCTCAATGAAAACTCATTTTATATGGTCGGATCTATAGATGAGGCTGTTGAGAAAGATGCAAAATCTAAGTCTGCAGGTAAGTAA
- the atpA gene encoding F0F1 ATP synthase subunit alpha — protein sequence MQIKAAEISQIIKDQIGAYETSIDLNETGTVISVGDGIARVYGVQNCMAMELLEFPGGIMGLALNLEADNVGCAVLGNVSNIKEGDIVKRTGKIAEVPVGPAMEGRVVDGIGVPIDGLGPIKSELSSKIEVLAPGVIARKGVHEPCYTGSKAVDAMTPVGRGQRELVIGDRQIGKTALCVDAIIAQKNTDIHCIYVAVGQKKSTVALVVEALRKHGAMEYTTVVSACASDPAPMQYIAPFAGCAMGEYFRDNGQHALIIYDDLSKQAVAYRELSLLLRRPPGREAYPGDIFFNHSRLLERSAKVNDELGAGSLTALPIIETQAGDVSAFIPTNVISITDGQVYLEPNLFFSGVRPAINVGLSVSRVGGAAQVKAMKQVAGTLRLDLAQYRELAAFAAFGSDLDAGTQAKLIRGERLVEILKQPQYNPLPMEKQVVIIYSGSNGYLDKLPVNTLADYESELYSYIESNEPSIFADLAKEKMFTDAIKEKLNKVLTSFGDTFKASKGLN from the coding sequence ATGCAGATCAAAGCCGCAGAAATTAGTCAGATTATCAAAGATCAGATTGGAGCCTACGAGACTAGTATAGATCTGAATGAGACCGGGACAGTTATCTCAGTAGGTGATGGTATTGCCCGTGTCTATGGCGTACAGAATTGTATGGCTATGGAGCTCTTGGAGTTTCCTGGTGGAATCATGGGCCTTGCGTTAAACCTTGAAGCAGACAACGTAGGTTGTGCTGTTCTTGGTAATGTGTCCAATATCAAGGAAGGGGACATTGTAAAAAGAACCGGCAAAATCGCTGAGGTGCCTGTTGGCCCTGCTATGGAAGGCCGTGTTGTTGACGGGATTGGTGTGCCTATCGATGGTCTTGGACCGATTAAGTCTGAGTTGTCTTCGAAAATTGAAGTGTTAGCCCCTGGTGTTATTGCAAGAAAGGGTGTACATGAGCCCTGCTATACTGGATCAAAGGCAGTAGATGCTATGACCCCGGTTGGTAGAGGTCAACGTGAGTTGGTTATCGGTGACCGGCAGATTGGCAAAACCGCTCTCTGTGTTGATGCAATCATTGCTCAAAAAAATACAGATATTCACTGTATATATGTTGCGGTCGGACAAAAGAAATCCACCGTTGCTCTCGTAGTTGAGGCACTGAGAAAACACGGTGCCATGGAGTATACAACGGTAGTTTCAGCCTGTGCCTCCGATCCTGCTCCAATGCAGTATATTGCTCCTTTTGCCGGATGCGCAATGGGTGAATACTTTCGCGATAATGGACAACATGCTCTGATCATTTATGATGACCTTTCTAAGCAAGCTGTTGCTTATCGTGAGCTGTCGCTCTTGTTGCGACGTCCACCAGGACGAGAGGCATATCCTGGAGACATTTTCTTTAACCACTCTCGGCTCCTTGAGAGATCTGCAAAGGTAAATGATGAGCTTGGTGCTGGATCTCTTACCGCACTTCCTATAATTGAAACACAAGCCGGTGACGTTTCGGCCTTCATTCCGACAAACGTTATTTCAATTACAGATGGCCAAGTATATCTTGAGCCGAACCTGTTTTTCTCCGGTGTTCGTCCTGCGATCAATGTTGGTCTCTCGGTATCACGCGTTGGTGGTGCCGCGCAAGTAAAGGCAATGAAACAAGTTGCCGGTACTCTTCGCCTTGATCTTGCTCAATATAGAGAGTTGGCTGCATTTGCAGCTTTCGGATCAGATCTTGATGCTGGAACTCAGGCCAAATTGATTAGGGGAGAGAGACTCGTTGAGATATTGAAACAACCCCAATATAATCCTCTGCCGATGGAAAAACAGGTTGTCATTATATACTCTGGCTCTAACGGTTATCTTGATAAACTGCCGGTTAATACCTTGGCTGACTATGAATCAGAGCTTTACAGCTACATTGAGTCTAATGAACCAAGCATTTTTGCTGATCTTGCCAAAGAAAAAATGTTCACAGATGCGATAAAGGAAAAACTCAATAAGGTGTTGACCAGCTTTGGTGATACTTTCAAGGCGTCTAAAGGTCTTAACTAA
- a CDS encoding IS481 family transposase — MLHGNERIVKHKIGLLNLAEELTNVSRACKIMGLSRDTFYRYKAAVDNGGIDALIDKNRRKPNVKNRVEEAIELAVVDYAVEQPAHGQVRASNELRKRGVFVSPSGVRCIWLRNQLARFKDRLKALENKMAQEGTILTEAQVQALEKKKNDDLVSGEIETAHPGYLGSQDTFYVGTLKGVGRIYQQTFVDTYSKVASAKLYTTKTPITSADLLNDRVLPFFEEHQLPLLRILTDRGTEYCGRAESHDFQLYLAINDIEHTKTKARSPQTNGIYERFHKTILQEFYQVTFRKKIYSDLDQLQQDLDVWLFHYNNERTHQGKMCCGRTPMETLGDGKTVWQDKNLN, encoded by the coding sequence ATGCTACATGGTAACGAACGAATCGTAAAACACAAGATCGGACTGCTCAATCTCGCCGAAGAACTCACCAATGTCTCAAGAGCCTGCAAAATTATGGGACTTTCTCGAGATACCTTTTATCGCTACAAAGCCGCTGTTGATAATGGCGGAATCGATGCACTCATTGATAAAAATCGTCGTAAACCAAACGTTAAAAATAGGGTCGAAGAGGCAATTGAACTTGCTGTCGTTGATTATGCGGTTGAGCAGCCTGCGCATGGTCAAGTGCGGGCCAGCAATGAGCTGCGCAAACGAGGGGTTTTTGTCTCCCCCAGCGGAGTGAGATGCATCTGGCTACGCAACCAGCTGGCCAGGTTCAAAGATCGCCTGAAAGCCCTGGAAAACAAGATGGCACAGGAAGGTACAATACTTACCGAAGCACAGGTTCAAGCTCTTGAAAAGAAAAAGAATGATGACCTTGTTTCTGGCGAAATTGAAACAGCTCATCCAGGGTATCTTGGGTCTCAAGATACTTTTTATGTCGGCACTCTCAAGGGTGTCGGCAGAATCTACCAACAGACCTTTGTGGATACCTATTCCAAAGTCGCGTCGGCGAAACTCTATACCACTAAGACGCCGATCACCTCTGCCGATCTGCTGAACGACAGAGTTCTACCTTTCTTTGAAGAACATCAGTTACCGCTTTTGCGCATTTTGACTGACAGAGGCACTGAATACTGTGGCAGGGCAGAAAGTCACGATTTTCAGCTCTATTTGGCTATTAATGATATCGAGCATACCAAAACTAAAGCCAGGTCGCCGCAAACCAACGGCATCTACGAACGGTTTCATAAAACCATTCTCCAGGAATTTTATCAGGTGACCTTCCGCAAAAAAATCTATTCTGATCTCGACCAACTCCAGCAGGACCTTGATGTCTGGCTTTTCCACTATAACAATGAAAGGACGCATCAGGGAAAAATGTGCTGCGGGCGAACTCCGATGGAAACCCTTGGGGATGGAAAGACAGTATGGCAGGATAAAAACTTGAACTGA
- a CDS encoding F0F1 ATP synthase subunit delta, with the protein MKQTILARRYAKAIFTIGQDQETYEQYNDVLQGLATLYISHPEVADAVTNPLYPMDVKEKVMKGMVASMGVDAVMGNFLNLLVRKKRAELLPEIAEAYQSMVDGAKNISHGNVISAVELDDALQANVQKVLEKLTGKKVKLTTSVDPTIIGGIIAKVGDLVLDGSIRTQLAGLKDSIKGRE; encoded by the coding sequence GTGAAACAGACAATCCTCGCACGACGTTACGCTAAAGCCATCTTTACCATAGGTCAAGACCAAGAGACGTATGAACAATACAATGATGTCTTACAGGGTTTGGCTACATTGTATATTTCGCACCCTGAAGTCGCTGATGCCGTGACTAATCCTTTGTACCCCATGGATGTAAAAGAAAAGGTCATGAAAGGCATGGTGGCCTCTATGGGCGTAGATGCGGTTATGGGCAACTTCTTGAATCTTTTGGTTAGAAAAAAACGCGCTGAATTGCTGCCCGAAATCGCTGAGGCCTATCAATCGATGGTTGATGGAGCGAAAAACATCAGTCATGGCAATGTCATCTCAGCGGTGGAATTAGATGATGCTTTACAAGCTAATGTTCAAAAGGTTTTAGAAAAGTTAACTGGCAAGAAGGTTAAGCTGACGACCAGTGTTGATCCAACGATTATTGGTGGAATTATCGCCAAGGTAGGTGACTTGGTACTGGACGGAAGCATACGGACACAACTTGCAGGTTTAAAAGATTCCATTAAGGGGAGAGAATAG